The proteins below are encoded in one region of Candidatus Saccharimonadales bacterium:
- a CDS encoding glycosyltransferase yields MKVALVHDWLNQKAGGAEQVLDQLATIFPEAPIYTMIYNPERFNYPEERIRTSFLQSAPDFLKQRSRYLLPLIPSAIEAWDFSDFDVVISSSCAFSKNIITHEGTIHISYCHSPMRFAWDYWPMYLNEQQVGPLRRAAIRRMVGRLRLWDYAGAARVDHFIANSKTTQARIQKYYRRSSEIVYPPVDSTPHQADKDDYYVTLGMLTPYKKIDLAIEAFNISGKPLKVIGDGPDRTRLEALAAENIEFTGYVTEEERTHLLAKARGLIFPNIEDFGIAPVDAMAAGTAVIAYAAGGATETVIEGQTGIFFTEQTARALNEAVLKAETQEFKLSDLHARADQFSYRQFHDAIIATVERHSDVE; encoded by the coding sequence ATGAAAGTCGCCTTAGTCCATGACTGGCTTAATCAGAAAGCTGGCGGTGCCGAGCAAGTATTAGACCAGCTGGCCACCATCTTTCCCGAGGCCCCAATCTATACCATGATCTATAACCCGGAACGGTTTAACTACCCGGAAGAGCGCATCAGGACCAGTTTCTTGCAGTCCGCCCCAGACTTCCTCAAACAGCGCAGCCGCTACCTACTGCCGCTCATACCCAGCGCTATCGAAGCTTGGGACTTCTCTGACTTTGATGTCGTCATCTCTTCCTCCTGTGCCTTCAGCAAAAACATCATAACGCATGAAGGAACCATACACATAAGCTATTGCCATTCACCGATGCGTTTTGCCTGGGATTACTGGCCTATGTACCTTAATGAACAACAGGTCGGACCACTCCGCCGTGCCGCCATTAGACGCATGGTCGGTCGCTTGCGCCTGTGGGACTACGCCGGGGCCGCCCGGGTCGACCACTTTATTGCTAACTCCAAGACCACCCAAGCCCGCATTCAGAAGTACTACCGACGTAGCTCGGAGATTGTCTACCCGCCAGTTGACAGCACTCCACACCAAGCCGATAAAGATGATTATTACGTAACCTTAGGCATGCTAACACCATACAAGAAGATCGATCTCGCGATCGAAGCCTTCAACATCTCGGGTAAACCGCTCAAAGTTATCGGCGACGGGCCCGACCGTACCCGACTCGAAGCGCTAGCAGCTGAAAACATCGAGTTTACCGGCTATGTCACAGAAGAGGAGCGAACTCACTTACTAGCTAAAGCCCGAGGCCTGATCTTTCCTAACATCGAAGACTTTGGTATCGCTCCTGTGGACGCCATGGCTGCCGGTACAGCGGTTATTGCTTACGCGGCTGGAGGTGCTACCGAAACGGTAATAGAAGGGCAGACTGGTATCTTCTTCACTGAACAGACTGCTCGCGCCTTAAACGAAGCGGTCCTTAAAGCCGAGACTCAAGAATTTAAGTTAAGTGATCTTCACGCTCGGGCTGATCAGTTCAGTTACCGCCAATTCCACGACGCCATCATCGCAACCGTAGAACGCCACTCTGATGTCGAATAA
- the gltX gene encoding glutamate--tRNA ligase: MNKANIRVRYAPSPTGLQHPGGVRTALFAWLFARRNSGDFILRIEDTDKAREVKEATDYIYESLRWLGIEWDEGPDKGGEYGPYRQSERLEHYRKYAEELIARDLAYADPFTPAEVEQFRRQSQIEKKAFLFRNFRPESPPKWKEGMPLRFKVPQLKSYAWTDAVRGELSAGAEALDDFVILKSDGYPTYNFANVVDDHLMNISHVLRGEEYISSIPKYLSLYEAFGWEAPINATMPLVLGATGGKKLSKRDGSLPLLEYRKLGYLPDALNNFLATLGWNDGTVQEIYTTAELLEMFTLERLQKAPARFDLERLNYLNGAHIRRLSLAELYPHTQSFWPEGAQKYDDDYRRQVLALVHERLKFFSELPELTSFFFTEPTAPPSFAVEAIDWLKQAHELLVQSDFTEADLESKLRGLAATLELKPGKLFMVLRQAITGSPVAPGLFETLHVLGRDTTISRLERAIAA; encoded by the coding sequence ATGAATAAAGCCAACATTCGCGTCCGTTATGCCCCCAGCCCAACCGGTCTTCAGCACCCTGGTGGAGTACGAACTGCACTTTTTGCCTGGTTATTCGCCCGTCGTAACAGTGGCGACTTCATTCTCCGCATCGAAGACACCGATAAGGCCCGTGAGGTCAAGGAAGCGACCGACTATATCTATGAATCGCTGCGCTGGCTCGGCATCGAATGGGACGAAGGACCAGATAAAGGAGGGGAGTACGGTCCGTACAGACAGTCCGAACGTCTGGAGCACTACCGTAAATACGCGGAGGAGCTAATCGCCCGCGATCTAGCCTACGCCGACCCCTTCACACCCGCCGAAGTCGAACAGTTCCGCCGGCAGTCTCAGATAGAAAAAAAAGCCTTCCTCTTCCGGAATTTTCGTCCGGAATCGCCACCCAAATGGAAAGAAGGGATGCCGTTACGCTTTAAGGTACCCCAGCTTAAGAGCTATGCCTGGACAGATGCCGTCCGCGGTGAGCTGAGCGCCGGAGCCGAGGCGCTAGACGACTTCGTTATCTTAAAATCCGACGGTTACCCGACCTACAACTTCGCCAATGTTGTCGATGACCACCTAATGAATATCAGTCACGTTCTCCGTGGCGAAGAGTATATCTCTTCGATCCCGAAGTATCTCTCCTTATATGAAGCCTTCGGCTGGGAAGCGCCAATTAACGCTACTATGCCCTTAGTACTTGGAGCAACCGGAGGCAAGAAGCTATCTAAACGCGACGGCTCACTGCCGCTGCTGGAATACCGTAAACTCGGCTATCTGCCCGATGCACTTAACAACTTCCTAGCCACCCTAGGCTGGAATGACGGCACGGTGCAAGAAATATATACCACCGCTGAACTTCTAGAGATGTTCACTCTCGAGCGCCTACAGAAAGCGCCAGCCCGATTTGATTTAGAGCGGCTCAATTACCTTAACGGAGCTCACATCCGCCGACTCTCTCTGGCTGAACTCTACCCACACACGCAAAGCTTCTGGCCAGAAGGAGCGCAGAAGTACGATGATGATTATCGGCGCCAGGTACTCGCCCTTGTGCACGAACGGCTGAAATTTTTCAGCGAGCTGCCAGAGCTCACTAGCTTTTTCTTTACCGAACCGACTGCCCCGCCATCCTTCGCTGTCGAGGCAATCGACTGGCTGAAACAGGCGCATGAACTACTAGTCCAAAGTGACTTCACTGAAGCCGACCTAGAGAGCAAACTGCGTGGGCTAGCAGCCACACTCGAACTCAAGCCCGGTAAACTCTTCATGGTACTTCGTCAAGCCATCACGGGTAGTCCGGTAGCACCCGGCTTATTCGAGACTCTGCACGTGCTGGGTCGCGACACTACTATTAGTCGACTAGAGCGCGCTATTGCCGCTTAA
- a CDS encoding WecB/TagA/CpsF family glycosyltransferase, producing the protein MSNNVRVTILGVNIDAITIESAINKIIQRSDQPGASFVVKPYVEFFRGDHANLLNSAWLCLPDGVALQWAAYYQTTKGTLWQLLKTLSDIVLRPARLHQVLPDRFAGTNFTWPLLEAAAVHNRSVYLVGSPLYGDIKHTQKTLGAAIPELNIIGTLPGRDESGHFSPHLESRLLAALQELKPDIVLIGLGFPRQEELIARLLPQLQHGVLIGEGGTFDYQLFGGQRRKAPRIWQKLGVEWLWRLLLEPSRIKRQWAIPQFIWQIYQFTKSGSKAYHGDNRHKHKRIKRP; encoded by the coding sequence ATGTCGAATAACGTGAGAGTCACCATCCTGGGAGTGAACATCGATGCCATCACGATAGAAAGTGCCATCAATAAGATCATCCAGCGCAGTGATCAACCTGGAGCCAGCTTCGTCGTCAAGCCCTACGTCGAGTTCTTCCGAGGCGACCACGCTAACTTGCTTAATTCAGCTTGGCTCTGCCTGCCTGACGGGGTGGCGCTACAGTGGGCCGCCTACTATCAAACCACGAAGGGAACACTTTGGCAGCTGTTAAAAACACTTAGCGACATCGTCCTTCGACCGGCTCGTCTCCATCAAGTACTGCCGGATAGATTCGCTGGCACTAACTTTACCTGGCCTCTCCTGGAAGCGGCAGCGGTACACAACCGGAGCGTGTACTTAGTAGGCTCACCCCTGTATGGAGATATCAAACACACACAGAAGACTCTAGGAGCTGCCATACCCGAACTTAATATCATTGGTACTCTACCGGGACGGGACGAGAGTGGTCACTTCTCACCCCACTTAGAAAGCCGCTTATTAGCAGCATTACAAGAGCTCAAGCCGGATATAGTTCTGATCGGCCTCGGCTTCCCCCGTCAGGAAGAGCTTATCGCCCGTCTACTGCCCCAGCTACAACACGGTGTCTTAATCGGGGAAGGAGGGACTTTCGACTATCAGCTCTTCGGCGGACAGCGCCGGAAAGCCCCACGCATATGGCAAAAACTCGGCGTGGAGTGGCTGTGGCGTTTGCTGTTAGAGCCGAGCCGAATTAAACGCCAGTGGGCGATTCCGCAGTTTATTTGGCAGATTTACCAATTTACAAAATCAGGGTCAAAAGCGTATCATGGAGATAATCGACATAAACATAAGCGGATTAAACGCCCATGA
- a CDS encoding pseudouridine synthase, giving the protein MRLNRYLAHATGSSRRQADEMIVTGRVKVNATTASLGQQVEPDDRVSLDDEAVTLSEHLTIAFHKPAGYVCSRRQQGSDPTIYELLPSHLHTLKPIGRLDKDSRGLLLLTTDGQLAQELTHPKHAKSKVYEVMLDRELEDTDLFQIKIGVELNDGVSRLEIESLEGNAKAYRITMQEGRNRQIRRTFSSLGYAVIDLFRTAFGTHKLDDLSEGSWRELKL; this is encoded by the coding sequence GTGCGATTAAACCGATACCTCGCCCATGCCACCGGTAGCTCTCGCCGTCAAGCCGATGAGATGATTGTGACTGGCCGCGTTAAAGTTAATGCTACTACAGCTAGTCTCGGCCAACAGGTCGAACCTGACGATAGGGTCAGCCTAGACGACGAAGCAGTCACCCTTAGCGAGCACTTGACGATCGCGTTCCACAAACCTGCCGGTTACGTCTGTAGTCGCCGTCAGCAGGGGAGTGATCCGACCATATACGAGCTCCTTCCGTCCCACCTACATACCCTGAAACCAATAGGTCGACTAGATAAAGACAGTCGCGGACTCCTACTACTAACTACTGACGGCCAGCTAGCGCAGGAGCTAACCCACCCCAAGCACGCTAAATCCAAAGTCTATGAAGTGATGCTCGACCGCGAGCTAGAAGACACGGATCTGTTCCAAATCAAGATCGGTGTCGAACTCAACGATGGAGTGAGCCGACTAGAGATTGAATCGTTAGAGGGTAATGCTAAAGCTTACCGCATCACTATGCAGGAAGGGCGCAATCGCCAGATCCGCCGCACTTTCTCTAGCTTAGGTTACGCGGTGATCGACCTCTTTCGCACCGCCTTCGGCACCCACAAACTCGATGACCTATCTGAGGGCAGCTGGCGCGAACTCAAACTCTAG
- a CDS encoding ATP-binding protein: MSWHRRLLALILLTHLLPLLLLWIILEMTELTNLSLVLLLPLLTAFLFSWALYCSLSRPLSQLSADIEKVAAGNLSTRAGTLPGVFGQISTALDTITSKLQEFVSRTQAETEVMAAEANRLRMILNSISDGVFALDSDKRIILFNKAASNITGLNIKAVAGQPVNTVLPLIRQKQLILSEWFDQCQDTDMQQTSWENVTFTNREGEELTLDIDALYIGADPNGVRLLVTFHNRTEERRVEDMKVDFVALAAHELRTPVTIIKGYLEILEEEVGPQLAPEHREFIRKLEVSATQLSGSINNILHVSRIEHGELNMNRETHEWNEIVRTVASELNQKAIAQGKSLLLNPHPKELYVSVDQVSITEVITNLIDNAIKYSKRGQKITVNVNRSKTGITTEIVDQGVGIPANAVGKLFTKFYRSHRTRTSHRGTGLGLYMSKSIVEAHGGRIWVESKEGEGSTFGFELPEVAKDSAGSDNGNITRSVHGWIKNHSLYRG, from the coding sequence ATGAGCTGGCATCGACGACTCCTCGCTCTTATCCTACTGACCCATCTCCTACCGCTGTTACTGCTCTGGATAATCCTAGAGATGACAGAACTCACTAATCTAAGTCTAGTGCTGCTACTGCCGCTGCTCACTGCATTTCTATTCAGCTGGGCACTCTACTGCAGTCTGAGCCGACCGCTCAGCCAGCTTTCAGCCGATATCGAGAAGGTAGCAGCTGGCAATCTCTCGACTCGAGCTGGAACCCTGCCCGGAGTTTTCGGTCAGATCAGCACAGCTCTCGACACCATTACCAGTAAGCTTCAGGAGTTCGTCTCCCGTACTCAGGCTGAGACCGAAGTAATGGCCGCTGAGGCTAACAGGTTGCGTATGATACTTAACTCGATTAGCGACGGAGTGTTCGCCCTGGATAGTGACAAACGCATTATTCTTTTCAATAAGGCGGCTAGTAACATCACTGGACTTAATATCAAGGCCGTAGCCGGTCAACCGGTTAATACTGTCCTGCCGCTCATTCGCCAGAAGCAGCTCATCTTAAGCGAGTGGTTCGACCAGTGTCAGGACACCGATATGCAGCAAACCTCCTGGGAGAACGTCACCTTCACTAACCGAGAAGGGGAGGAGCTGACTCTCGACATCGACGCCCTCTACATCGGTGCCGATCCAAACGGTGTACGCCTACTAGTAACATTTCATAATCGTACTGAAGAACGCCGGGTGGAGGATATGAAGGTCGACTTCGTCGCGCTCGCCGCTCACGAACTGCGCACCCCGGTGACCATCATTAAAGGTTACTTAGAAATATTGGAAGAAGAGGTTGGGCCACAGCTAGCACCCGAACACCGCGAGTTCATTCGCAAGCTCGAGGTTTCGGCTACCCAGCTATCTGGCTCGATTAACAACATCCTGCATGTCTCTCGCATCGAACACGGCGAGCTAAACATGAACCGAGAGACACATGAATGGAATGAAATCGTCCGCACTGTCGCCTCCGAGCTGAACCAAAAAGCCATCGCCCAAGGAAAGTCTCTGCTCCTTAATCCCCACCCGAAGGAGCTCTACGTTTCCGTCGATCAAGTCAGCATCACCGAAGTCATCACTAACCTGATCGATAACGCCATCAAATACAGCAAACGTGGACAAAAGATTACAGTTAATGTCAATCGTAGCAAAACCGGTATCACGACCGAAATAGTCGATCAAGGTGTCGGTATTCCTGCTAACGCAGTCGGTAAACTTTTCACCAAGTTCTACCGCTCTCACCGTACGCGTACCAGCCACCGTGGCACCGGGCTCGGGCTCTACATGTCTAAATCGATCGTCGAGGCACACGGGGGGCGCATCTGGGTCGAGTCAAAGGAAGGCGAGGGCTCTACCTTCGGCTTCGAGCTCCCGGAAGTTGCCAAAGACTCCGCTGGTAGTGATAATGGTAATATCACCCGTAGCGTTCACGGCTGGATTAAGAACCACTCATTATATAGAGGATAA
- a CDS encoding response regulator, which produces MTKVLLVEDDINLREIYAARLSAEGYDLITASDGEEALSKAVSEKPSLIVLDVMMPKISGFDVLDILRSTPETETTKVIMLSALSQQTDRERGEKLGANKYLIKSQITLEDVVSTVKSMIEEGEMDEAADDSPTIVTTASGRLPGDDTPATTPTPDGATPATPVDQATTDDVASNDTPADPPISPQALGSTADEIAHIDSQMQKKNPNQQ; this is translated from the coding sequence ATGACTAAAGTACTACTCGTCGAAGATGACATTAACCTCCGAGAAATCTATGCGGCTCGGCTCAGCGCTGAGGGTTACGATTTAATCACTGCCTCCGACGGAGAAGAAGCCCTATCCAAAGCCGTTTCCGAAAAACCCAGTCTGATCGTCCTCGATGTCATGATGCCGAAAATCAGCGGTTTCGACGTGCTCGACATTCTGCGTTCCACGCCGGAAACGGAGACCACTAAGGTCATCATGCTTTCCGCCTTATCCCAGCAAACTGATCGAGAGCGGGGTGAAAAGCTAGGGGCGAACAAATATCTAATTAAATCCCAGATCACGCTAGAGGATGTCGTCTCTACCGTAAAGAGCATGATCGAAGAGGGGGAGATGGACGAAGCAGCCGATGATTCACCCACCATCGTCACCACTGCTAGCGGACGGTTACCAGGTGACGATACGCCGGCTACTACTCCCACACCTGATGGGGCTACACCAGCTACTCCGGTAGATCAAGCGACCACGGATGATGTCGCCAGTAATGATACGCCAGCCGATCCTCCCATCTCACCCCAAGCTCTAGGCTCCACCGCAGATGAGATTGCCCACATCGACTCGCAGATGCAGAAGAAGAATCCTAACCAACAATAA
- a CDS encoding rod shape-determining protein has product MFAKRIAIDLGTVNTLVFVPGKGIVVNEPSVVAINSDDNSIVAIGAAAEDMLGRTPEALISHRPLRDGVIADFRITREMLKHYINQAIGQWRLVKPDVMISIPAGATSTERKAVIDATLAAGARNAYVINEPVAAALGAGVPITAPQGNMIIDIGGGTSEIAVISLGGVVAQASVRVGGNKIDAAISEYLRKTHNLSIGERTAETIKHTIGRAIADEEKHTMKVRGRDIIGGLPKTIAISDLEIIDTVQDVLEKIVFSIRSVIEQTPPELVSDIIDRGIILTGGGARLQDIDKLLIKVINVPIIVAEDPELCVVNGAGIALGDLAEYQKSLLGSST; this is encoded by the coding sequence ATGTTTGCTAAACGTATAGCCATCGATCTCGGTACCGTCAATACGCTGGTCTTTGTGCCAGGGAAGGGGATAGTGGTTAACGAGCCTAGTGTGGTCGCGATCAACAGTGACGACAACTCGATTGTCGCTATCGGTGCAGCGGCCGAAGATATGCTCGGACGTACTCCGGAGGCCTTGATATCACATCGTCCGTTACGAGACGGCGTCATAGCTGATTTCCGTATCACACGAGAGATGCTAAAACATTACATTAACCAAGCTATCGGCCAGTGGCGCCTGGTCAAGCCCGACGTCATGATCAGTATCCCGGCCGGTGCCACCTCGACCGAGCGCAAGGCTGTCATCGACGCTACCCTAGCAGCCGGAGCCCGTAACGCCTACGTCATTAACGAACCGGTAGCAGCCGCCCTAGGTGCTGGTGTACCGATCACCGCACCACAAGGTAACATGATAATCGATATCGGCGGCGGCACCAGTGAGATTGCCGTAATCTCGCTCGGTGGCGTAGTAGCTCAAGCTAGCGTGCGGGTAGGGGGGAACAAAATCGATGCCGCTATTTCTGAGTACTTACGCAAGACACACAACCTCTCGATCGGCGAGCGCACTGCTGAGACGATTAAACACACTATCGGTCGAGCAATTGCCGATGAGGAGAAGCACACTATGAAGGTGCGGGGTCGCGATATCATCGGCGGTTTGCCGAAGACGATTGCTATCTCGGATCTCGAAATCATCGATACGGTGCAGGACGTACTGGAAAAGATTGTCTTTAGTATCCGAAGTGTCATCGAGCAGACCCCGCCCGAACTAGTCAGCGATATTATCGACCGGGGCATTATCCTTACTGGCGGGGGGGCTCGTCTACAGGACATTGATAAACTCTTAATTAAAGTGATCAACGTGCCTATTATCGTAGCCGAAGACCCGGAACTCTGCGTCGTTAACGGCGCGGGTATCGCCTTAGGTGATCTAGCCGAGTACCAGAAAAGCCTACTCGGTTCCTCCACATGA
- a CDS encoding ATP-binding protein: MARIRSNYQKLQLALFCGSCLIILLYLVLFYAQVLGPGELLGTSPLNLAIAGLHVVYFILLRSWLNGHSTLSATVADLIFFSLNILILVLVTGGFQSAYFVFWIFIILISAALGAEVMYAYTGITASYFIVATLLSNDWLGYLHHHAAYLIASWIAGGLGLWLWRNHPAAESKDHQVNQLSEKLNVEQIKSEILLKSIGDGVVVISLDGEIQLFNGPACVITGWPQDEAIGVNYRSVLILEDEAGKQLTDEDDPFHKVMSSKSSVRRTNLMLLNRNQRKIHLSLVASPIFSGSSQVTGAIGVFHDISAEKAAARQRDEFISTASHEMRTPVAAIEGFLALAMNDKVAQVDDKARMYIEKAHASTQHLGKLFQDLLSVTKLEDGRLANHPEPFELGKLIKTAIDELNFKAEQKNIELKLKSSHETGNIKADNDVLPLFYINADPERIREVFINLVDNAIKFTPEGQVNISIGGDDRQITVGVHDQGIGIPKDEIPHLFQKFYRIDSSATREIGGTGLGLYLCRTIIELYNGHIWVESEEGKGSDFYFSLPRLTYAQAQEIKAKLEKARKGVPKPQEPGETVAPNTTNT; this comes from the coding sequence ATGGCCCGTATCCGTAGTAACTATCAGAAGCTCCAATTAGCACTGTTTTGCGGCAGCTGCCTGATCATCCTGCTCTACCTTGTACTGTTTTATGCCCAAGTACTTGGTCCCGGTGAGCTACTCGGTACCTCGCCACTTAACCTAGCTATAGCTGGCCTCCACGTTGTCTATTTCATTCTGTTGCGTAGTTGGTTAAACGGGCACTCGACCCTGAGCGCTACCGTAGCTGACCTAATCTTCTTCAGTCTTAACATCCTAATCCTCGTACTGGTGACCGGTGGGTTCCAGTCGGCCTATTTCGTCTTTTGGATCTTCATCATTCTCATCTCAGCCGCTCTAGGCGCCGAAGTTATGTACGCCTACACCGGCATAACTGCCAGCTACTTCATCGTGGCCACTCTACTGTCTAACGACTGGCTCGGCTACCTGCATCACCATGCCGCCTACCTAATAGCCAGCTGGATAGCCGGGGGCTTGGGCCTCTGGCTATGGCGTAACCACCCGGCGGCCGAGAGTAAGGACCACCAGGTAAATCAACTGTCCGAGAAGCTCAATGTTGAACAGATTAAATCGGAGATTCTACTTAAGAGCATAGGTGATGGGGTAGTAGTCATTAGTCTGGATGGTGAGATTCAGCTCTTCAACGGGCCGGCTTGTGTTATCACCGGCTGGCCACAAGATGAAGCTATCGGCGTCAACTACCGCAGCGTTCTCATCCTTGAAGATGAGGCTGGTAAACAGCTAACCGATGAGGATGACCCCTTCCACAAGGTTATGAGCTCTAAATCCAGTGTCCGCCGTACCAATCTAATGTTACTTAATCGTAATCAACGCAAGATCCACCTCTCCCTGGTAGCCTCACCTATATTTAGTGGCAGCTCCCAAGTCACTGGTGCTATCGGCGTCTTCCACGACATCAGTGCCGAAAAAGCAGCCGCTCGACAACGGGACGAGTTTATCTCTACCGCCTCGCATGAGATGCGCACCCCGGTAGCTGCTATTGAGGGCTTCCTAGCCCTAGCCATGAACGATAAGGTAGCCCAAGTGGACGATAAGGCTCGCATGTACATCGAAAAGGCCCACGCCTCGACCCAGCACCTCGGCAAACTTTTCCAGGACTTACTCTCAGTCACTAAGCTGGAAGACGGTCGCCTAGCTAACCACCCAGAGCCATTCGAGCTGGGCAAGCTGATTAAGACCGCTATCGATGAACTTAACTTCAAGGCGGAGCAGAAGAATATAGAACTCAAACTAAAATCAAGTCACGAAACCGGTAACATCAAGGCCGACAACGACGTTCTACCGCTTTTCTACATCAACGCCGATCCCGAACGAATCCGCGAAGTCTTCATTAACCTGGTTGATAACGCCATCAAGTTCACACCGGAAGGTCAAGTCAACATTTCTATAGGTGGCGATGACCGTCAGATCACCGTCGGTGTGCACGACCAAGGTATAGGTATTCCCAAGGATGAGATTCCGCACCTTTTTCAGAAGTTCTACCGTATCGACAGCTCGGCCACTCGGGAAATCGGCGGTACTGGCCTCGGTCTCTATCTCTGTCGCACCATCATCGAGCTCTACAACGGCCACATCTGGGTCGAGAGCGAGGAAGGGAAGGGCAGTGACTTTTACTTCTCCTTGCCCCGTCTTACCTACGCTCAGGCCCAAGAGATCAAGGCTAAGTTAGAAAAAGCCCGTAAAGGCGTGCCGAAACCCCAAGAGCCAGGGGAAACAGTTGCACCAAATACAACAAATACGTAG
- a CDS encoding DUF3048 domain-containing protein: MSKLTNFKRFLKKHWKPLVATLVILVVAGSAWALQLKPESNGNRIDRNTSSQEEAPITEAAPLTGIEVTPDIARQPVTAVIIENSPNARPQSALNAADIVFEAVTEGGITRFLAFFQQQNPGKIGPVRSLRPPFLDWIMGFDAPFAHVGGSAQALQLAAQRGAKSLNQFSNGDAYYRSNDRVAPHNMYTSISSLRALQKSRGYKPSSFKKIPRSDDAPAAEPVATRITVDFSSSLYQAQFHYQAENNSYSRYLAGSPHIDRETGEAIETKNVIIIKMPSRQNGQYVEMDTIGSGDAVLFKDGTSRNIRWRQSSYNDRIELLDGEGAEIKLNRGKSWFSILPSGRTLTVE; encoded by the coding sequence ATGTCTAAGCTCACCAACTTCAAAAGATTTCTCAAAAAACACTGGAAGCCTCTCGTAGCCACCCTCGTCATACTGGTGGTCGCTGGCAGTGCCTGGGCGCTACAGCTCAAGCCAGAGTCAAACGGCAATCGCATCGACCGTAACACTAGTAGTCAGGAAGAAGCTCCTATTACTGAGGCAGCACCGCTAACTGGAATTGAGGTCACGCCCGACATAGCCCGACAGCCGGTTACGGCCGTCATAATCGAGAACTCACCCAACGCACGACCCCAGTCGGCCCTAAATGCTGCCGACATCGTCTTTGAGGCCGTAACTGAAGGGGGTATCACTCGTTTCTTAGCCTTCTTCCAGCAGCAAAACCCCGGTAAGATCGGGCCAGTCCGTAGTCTACGTCCGCCCTTCCTCGATTGGATCATGGGTTTCGATGCACCGTTTGCCCATGTCGGAGGTAGCGCTCAGGCATTACAGCTAGCTGCGCAGCGTGGCGCTAAGAGTCTGAATCAATTCAGTAACGGCGACGCCTACTACCGTAGTAACGATCGCGTAGCCCCCCACAATATGTACACTTCTATCAGTAGTTTACGCGCCCTACAGAAAAGCCGTGGTTACAAGCCGAGCTCGTTTAAGAAGATTCCCCGCAGCGATGATGCTCCGGCTGCCGAGCCGGTCGCCACCCGCATTACGGTCGATTTCTCTAGTTCTCTCTATCAGGCCCAGTTTCACTACCAGGCTGAAAATAACAGTTATAGCCGTTACCTAGCCGGTAGCCCGCATATCGACCGCGAGACCGGTGAGGCAATAGAGACTAAGAATGTAATCATTATCAAGATGCCTTCGCGCCAGAACGGCCAATATGTAGAAATGGACACCATCGGTAGCGGTGACGCAGTACTATTTAAAGATGGTACCTCTCGTAATATTCGCTGGCGCCAGAGCAGCTATAACGACCGCATCGAACTGCTGGATGGAGAGGGCGCCGAGATTAAGCTTAACCGCGGCAAAAGCTGGTTCAGTATACTACCCAGCGGTAGAACGTTAACGGTCGAATGA
- a CDS encoding response regulator has product MADTTHSVLFIEDDPFMIDMYTHVMEKHGYSVESATDGLEGLKKAQSGKYDLILLDIMMPEMLGIEVLEKLRKDEADLENTKIVVLTNLAQSEDSRRALEAKADGYLIKADVTPSKLVELMGKILGK; this is encoded by the coding sequence ATGGCAGACACCACACACAGCGTACTATTCATCGAAGACGACCCGTTCATGATTGATATGTATACACATGTGATGGAGAAGCACGGTTACTCTGTCGAGTCGGCTACCGACGGATTAGAGGGGCTGAAGAAGGCTCAAAGCGGCAAATATGACCTTATCCTGCTCGACATCATGATGCCGGAGATGCTGGGCATCGAGGTCTTAGAAAAACTACGCAAGGATGAAGCCGATTTAGAAAATACCAAGATTGTCGTTCTAACCAACCTCGCCCAGAGTGAAGATTCACGCCGGGCACTCGAGGCCAAAGCCGACGGCTACCTTATCAAAGCCGATGTCACCCCCAGTAAGCTAGTGGAGCTGATGGGGAAAATACTGGGGAAGTAG